The stretch of DNA TGGGGTTTGCACTACAACCATAGTATAAAGGGACAATCTATGTGTATAAAAGATTGAAAATTAAGATAATTTGGGGTATTTGTAAATATGCTTAATGATAACATAATAAGCTGTCAAATAATGCTAAATAATTTAATTAAAAAAACAAAAAAATAAACACGAAAGGAGGTGGTATTGTGGCTAATTGTGCAGAATGTAAGTCGTTCTTTCCAATTCCAGAAAGCGAGGATGATTTTGAACAGGGTAAAGGTGATTGTATACGTGAAGAAAAGGACCCAAAAGGCAAGTTTTGGTTGTCTAAACCGGTAATGAGTGATATGCCAGCAGATAATTGCAAATATTTCACTAAAAAACTTGCTAATTAACCTTTTAATTTATATAAGGAGGGTTATTTGTTTATGGCAAATAGGCATCATCCAATTGAGTTTAATGGCAAAATTATCGATTTTCCTTATGAAAACCCGGCAGAGGAAAATATACCGGAAGAAGAACTTCACCAGAATCTGGCGCGCCCGATTACTGAAAGAACAAAAAGACTTAAATCCAGGTGCCGTTGGAAGCATGCAACAGCTGGAGAATTTGTGGATG from Desulfoscipio gibsoniae DSM 7213 encodes:
- a CDS encoding benzylsuccinate synthase gamma subunit family protein, which encodes MANCAECKSFFPIPESEDDFEQGKGDCIREEKDPKGKFWLSKPVMSDMPADNCKYFTKKLAN